In one Sphingobacterium daejeonense genomic region, the following are encoded:
- a CDS encoding LutB/LldF family L-lactate oxidation iron-sulfur protein, producing MQLATKSSLWPQTVADKFLKDSASKSFDLQHRQVISNNIDKYEIAFEKGKSKFFDLENSKTKANLIKWKAIENLDRYLLDFESNFTAKGGKVIWANDAAEAREEIWRIMEHHQAKSVVKSKSMATEEIELNHFLESKNIETIESDLGEFIIQLLGQKPYHFVTPAMHLSLEEIAKLFHEKFDTPLEATAEELTMKAREILREKYTTADVGITGANFLLADTGSIAITENEGNARLTTTFPKVHIAVVGIEKVLPSINDLDLFWPLLSTHGTGQNLTVYNTVLSGPRKISEYDGPEDMYVILLDNGRTNVLEQKDQRQGLYCIRCGACLNVCPIYQNIGGHTYETTYQGPIGSLISPHLNGMKEFKHLSYASSLCGKCTEVCPVGIDIQKMLLLNRRDAVQQDLVSSVEKKGWSMFTWAIQKRKLLDFFGGKTKNFFARNFFKKAWGNKRELPKIADKSFTQQWKEKKKD from the coding sequence TTGCAATTAGCAACGAAATCATCCCTATGGCCACAGACAGTAGCAGATAAATTCTTGAAGGATAGTGCTTCAAAATCATTTGATTTACAGCATCGTCAGGTTATCAGTAATAATATTGATAAGTATGAGATTGCTTTTGAAAAGGGAAAGAGCAAGTTTTTTGACTTGGAGAACAGCAAGACCAAGGCTAATTTGATCAAATGGAAAGCTATTGAAAACTTGGACCGCTATTTATTGGATTTTGAGTCTAATTTTACGGCCAAGGGTGGCAAGGTTATATGGGCAAATGATGCTGCCGAGGCTCGGGAAGAGATTTGGCGCATTATGGAACATCACCAAGCCAAGTCTGTCGTGAAATCAAAATCAATGGCAACCGAAGAAATTGAACTCAATCATTTCTTGGAATCCAAAAACATCGAAACCATAGAAAGTGACCTCGGTGAATTTATAATTCAATTGCTGGGTCAAAAACCCTATCATTTCGTAACTCCTGCTATGCACTTAAGCTTGGAAGAAATTGCCAAGTTATTTCACGAAAAATTTGACACACCTCTTGAAGCAACTGCTGAGGAACTCACCATGAAGGCTCGTGAAATCCTGCGTGAGAAATACACCACTGCGGACGTAGGTATTACAGGTGCAAATTTTTTGTTGGCAGACACCGGTAGCATTGCCATTACCGAAAACGAAGGTAATGCAAGACTGACCACAACATTTCCAAAAGTTCATATCGCCGTGGTAGGAATTGAAAAAGTGTTGCCAAGCATCAATGACCTCGACTTATTTTGGCCTCTCCTATCAACGCATGGTACTGGTCAGAACCTGACCGTTTATAATACGGTACTTTCTGGTCCTCGAAAAATCTCGGAATACGACGGACCTGAGGACATGTACGTCATCTTGCTAGATAATGGAAGAACAAATGTTCTGGAACAAAAAGATCAACGCCAAGGACTTTATTGTATCCGCTGTGGAGCATGCTTGAACGTGTGTCCAATCTACCAAAATATCGGCGGACATACTTATGAAACAACCTACCAAGGCCCAATTGGCTCTCTAATTTCACCGCATCTAAATGGCATGAAGGAGTTCAAACATTTGAGTTATGCTTCTTCCCTGTGTGGTAAATGTACCGAAGTTTGTCCGGTAGGCATTGATATTCAAAAGATGTTGCTCTTGAATCGTAGAGATGCTGTACAACAAGACCTCGTGAGTTCGGTCGAGAAAAAAGGATGGAGTATGTTTACTTGGGCAATACAAAAGAGGAAACTCCTAGATTTCTTTGGCGGAAAAACCAAAAACTTCTTCGCTCGAAACTTCTTCAAAAAAGCGTGGGGCAATAAAAGAGAATTGCCAAAAATCGCCGATAAATCCTTTACTCAACAATGGAAAGAGAAAAAGAAGGATTAG
- the rsmH gene encoding 16S rRNA (cytosine(1402)-N(4))-methyltransferase RsmH: MSNEIGYHVPVMLQECIDALAIKPNGIYVDVTFGGGGHSKEILKHLGPQGRLIAFDQDPDAIKNALPDERFTLIHQNFKFLKNYLRLEGVKQVDGILADLGVSSHQFDAADRGFSIRFDADLDMRMDQIADLDARKVLNTYSEEDLHRIFGMYGEIQNAKSLAKTIVTGRLSNPIQTVAELKAAIQKLVPKGKEHKYHAQVFQALRIEVNKELEALQEFLEQTAGVLKVEGRLVVMSYHSLEDRLVKNFMAKGKFKGEVEKDFFGNEIKPFKVISRKAIVASGDEVKQNNRARSAKLRIAEKI, encoded by the coding sequence ATGAGTAACGAAATCGGTTATCACGTTCCAGTAATGCTCCAGGAGTGTATTGACGCACTAGCTATAAAACCAAACGGGATTTATGTAGATGTGACATTTGGGGGTGGCGGACACTCGAAAGAGATTCTAAAGCATTTGGGGCCGCAGGGAAGATTGATCGCTTTTGATCAAGATCCTGACGCTATTAAAAATGCGCTTCCGGATGAAAGGTTTACATTGATCCACCAAAATTTTAAGTTCTTAAAAAATTATCTGCGCTTAGAAGGTGTAAAACAGGTAGACGGTATTTTGGCCGATTTAGGGGTTTCGTCGCATCAATTTGATGCTGCGGACCGCGGTTTTTCAATTCGCTTTGATGCGGACTTGGATATGAGGATGGATCAGATCGCTGATCTTGATGCTCGCAAAGTATTGAATACATATTCTGAGGAGGACTTGCATAGGATTTTCGGCATGTACGGTGAAATCCAAAATGCTAAATCGTTGGCCAAAACAATTGTGACTGGCCGATTGAGCAATCCAATCCAGACTGTTGCTGAGTTGAAAGCTGCGATTCAAAAATTAGTACCTAAAGGCAAGGAGCATAAATATCATGCTCAGGTTTTTCAGGCATTAAGAATTGAAGTTAACAAAGAATTGGAGGCCTTGCAGGAATTTTTGGAACAGACTGCAGGAGTTTTGAAAGTTGAAGGCAGATTGGTGGTGATGTCATATCATTCGTTGGAGGATAGATTGGTAAAGAATTTTATGGCCAAGGGTAAGTTCAAAGGAGAAGTAGAGAAGGATTTCTTTGGAAATGAGATTAAGCCATTTAAAGTGATTAGTAGGAAAGCGATCGTGGCTTCGGGAGATGAAGTAAAACAAAACAACAGAGCACGCAGTGCAAAGTTGAGGATCGCAGAAAAAATATAG
- a CDS encoding vWA domain-containing protein, giving the protein MNVSGSMMANNKLPLVQSSLKLLVDQLRPEDKVAIVTYAGSAGVPLESTKGDQKMKIKTAIDELVAGGSTAGAAGIKKAYQIARQNFIKGGNNRIILASDGDFNVGESSNEAMEDLIAKERESGVHLTVLGYGMGNLKDSKMETLANKGHGNYAYIDNISEARKAMITEFGATLFTVAKDVKIQVEFNPAYVQGYRLVGYENRLLEAEDFNNDAKLGGDMGVGHTVTAIYEIIPVGVKSSIIGTVDPLKYQNNDKPNVGSKNGELATVKFRYKDPESDKSQLQQTIVTNVAKPLDAVSEDFRFATAVAEFGMLLRNSDYKQNSSFESLVARAKAAKGKDDEGYRAEFIRLAENSKSILDTEK; this is encoded by the coding sequence TTGAATGTTTCGGGTTCTATGATGGCAAATAATAAATTGCCTTTGGTTCAATCTTCTTTGAAATTATTGGTCGATCAGTTGAGACCAGAAGATAAAGTAGCTATAGTAACCTATGCAGGAAGTGCTGGGGTACCATTGGAAAGTACAAAGGGTGACCAAAAAATGAAAATTAAAACAGCGATTGACGAATTAGTTGCTGGCGGCTCTACTGCAGGTGCAGCAGGTATCAAAAAGGCTTATCAGATCGCTAGACAAAACTTTATCAAGGGCGGAAATAATAGAATCATATTAGCTTCTGATGGCGACTTTAATGTAGGTGAATCTAGCAATGAAGCAATGGAAGACCTAATTGCCAAAGAAAGAGAAAGTGGAGTTCATTTAACGGTTTTGGGTTATGGCATGGGAAATCTAAAGGATAGCAAAATGGAAACCTTAGCAAATAAAGGTCATGGAAATTATGCTTATATAGATAATATCTCTGAGGCTAGGAAAGCAATGATTACTGAGTTCGGTGCGACATTGTTTACAGTTGCCAAAGACGTTAAAATTCAGGTGGAATTTAATCCGGCTTATGTTCAAGGCTATAGATTGGTAGGTTATGAGAATCGTTTGTTGGAAGCAGAAGATTTTAATAATGATGCAAAACTTGGTGGTGATATGGGGGTAGGGCATACCGTAACAGCAATTTATGAAATTATTCCTGTTGGTGTGAAGAGCTCAATTATTGGAACCGTAGATCCACTGAAATATCAAAATAATGATAAACCAAATGTGGGTTCAAAAAATGGGGAACTAGCAACGGTTAAGTTCCGTTATAAAGATCCAGAATCCGATAAGAGTCAATTACAGCAAACGATAGTAACCAATGTAGCAAAACCTCTGGATGCAGTTTCGGAAGACTTCAGGTTTGCAACCGCTGTTGCTGAATTTGGCATGTTGCTTCGCAACTCGGATTATAAGCAAAACTCCAGTTTTGAAAGTTTAGTGGCTAGAGCAAAAGCAGCAAAAGGAAAAGACGATGAAGGATATAGAGCAGAATTTATTCGACTAGCAGAAAATAGCAAATCAATTTTAGATACTGAGAAATAG
- the mraZ gene encoding division/cell wall cluster transcriptional repressor MraZ translates to MIQLIGEFECKLDTKGRMVVPAALKRQLPDVEREGLVVNRGFEKNLVIYTKEEWSKKMLQLSKLNQYNERNRKFIRQFMRGATELSLDSAGRVLLPKSLLEYANVNGDVFLQCQFDKIEVWAKDEYEKMMDGSLDDDFSSLAEEVMGGFNFGDGNE, encoded by the coding sequence ATGATTCAATTAATCGGCGAATTCGAATGCAAGTTGGACACCAAAGGAAGAATGGTGGTTCCTGCAGCGCTCAAAAGGCAACTGCCTGATGTAGAGCGTGAAGGGCTTGTTGTGAATCGTGGTTTTGAGAAGAATTTGGTGATTTACACGAAAGAGGAGTGGAGCAAGAAGATGCTTCAGTTGTCGAAGTTGAACCAGTATAACGAGCGGAACAGAAAATTCATCCGTCAGTTTATGCGTGGTGCTACGGAGCTTTCCTTGGATTCTGCAGGAAGGGTTCTTTTGCCAAAATCATTGTTGGAGTATGCAAATGTTAACGGAGATGTTTTCTTGCAATGTCAGTTCGACAAGATCGAGGTTTGGGCGAAGGATGAGTATGAAAAAATGATGGATGGAAGTTTGGATGATGACTTCTCTTCATTGGCAGAAGAAGTAATGGGCGGATTTAACTTCGGAGATGGCAATGAGTAA
- a CDS encoding RNA polymerase sigma factor, protein MSNRTLSKQRNQTDEDLLGDYLREGDLRYLGDLYQRHSEMVYYVCLRYFKEPERSKDAVMQIFEELIDKVKKQDIQDFPRWLYVVSKNHCLMALRSAKNKVEIVTDNFVEFSMNLHQEENYQEREEQLLRLESCLDTLIEKQKRSIQLFFIEQKCYKEVVEITGYSME, encoded by the coding sequence ATGAGCAATAGGACCTTGTCAAAACAGCGCAATCAAACAGATGAAGATCTGCTCGGAGACTACCTTCGGGAAGGAGACCTCCGCTACCTAGGCGACCTCTATCAACGACATAGCGAAATGGTCTATTATGTGTGTTTACGCTATTTCAAAGAGCCTGAGCGCAGCAAGGACGCGGTCATGCAGATCTTTGAAGAACTTATCGACAAGGTAAAGAAACAAGACATCCAAGACTTCCCCCGCTGGCTTTATGTAGTCAGCAAGAACCATTGCTTAATGGCCCTGCGATCTGCAAAAAACAAGGTTGAAATTGTTACAGATAATTTTGTGGAATTTTCTATGAACCTGCATCAGGAGGAAAACTATCAAGAGAGGGAGGAACAATTATTGAGATTAGAAAGCTGTTTGGATACATTGATCGAGAAACAAAAAAGAAGTATCCAATTATTCTTTATCGAACAGAAATGCTACAAAGAAGTGGTAGAAATAACCGGCTATAGCATGGAATGA
- a CDS encoding carboxypeptidase-like regulatory domain-containing protein: MNKIFAFIVLLLTLGSSGLAQQRTITGTVKDADSKAVLSGVEISVQGKNTATLTDNNGAYSIKVEDSDVLFI, translated from the coding sequence ATGAATAAAATATTTGCTTTTATAGTCCTTTTGCTTACTCTAGGTAGTAGCGGACTAGCCCAACAAAGAACAATTACTGGTACTGTCAAGGACGCCGATAGTAAAGCAGTTCTTTCAGGAGTTGAAATTAGTGTTCAAGGGAAAAATACTGCAACTCTTACTGACAATAATGGAGCATACAGCATAAAGGTTGAAGATAGTGATGTTCTTTTTATTTAA
- a CDS encoding von Willebrand factor type A domain-containing protein, whose translation MGFETQKIKVGKKKKIDVLLKAESHNLEEIVVLGYESQAKQVPTVMSTAQVRGRVAGIYIQPKPQHNEEYQRFEENGFISPTKEALSTFAVDVDAASYSNVRRIINSGQLPQKDAVRVEEMINYFQYDLQAPTNGDPVKIYTELTTAPWNKEHQLMRIALKAKDIPKGDLKPSNLVFPD comes from the coding sequence TTGGGTTTTGAAACTCAGAAAATAAAAGTTGGTAAGAAAAAGAAGATAGATGTTTTGTTGAAAGCAGAATCACATAATTTGGAAGAAATTGTTGTGCTTGGCTATGAATCTCAAGCGAAGCAGGTACCAACTGTTATGTCCACTGCGCAAGTGCGTGGTCGTGTCGCAGGAATATATATACAACCTAAGCCGCAGCATAATGAGGAATATCAACGTTTTGAAGAAAATGGATTTATTTCTCCAACCAAAGAAGCACTTTCTACTTTTGCAGTCGATGTAGATGCAGCATCTTATAGTAATGTGAGAAGAATAATAAATTCGGGTCAGTTGCCACAAAAGGATGCGGTAAGGGTAGAAGAAATGATCAATTATTTTCAATACGATCTACAAGCACCTACCAATGGAGATCCTGTAAAAATATATACCGAGCTTACGACAGCTCCATGGAACAAAGAACATCAATTGATGCGTATAGCATTAAAAGCTAAAGATATTCCTAAGGGAGATCTGAAGCCTTCAAATTTGGTTTTCCCTGATTGA
- a CDS encoding FtsL-like putative cell division protein: MAENTVRRIDKLGREVKELGWDYKSLNAELMKLTTQTEIAKRADTLGLKERTEPPIKLEIVREVK; the protein is encoded by the coding sequence TTGGCAGAGAACACGGTTAGAAGGATTGATAAGTTGGGGAGGGAAGTGAAGGAGCTAGGTTGGGATTACAAGTCATTGAATGCGGAATTGATGAAGTTGACGACGCAAACAGAGATTGCTAAAAGAGCGGATACGCTGGGATTGAAAGAAAGAACAGAACCGCCAATTAAGTTAGAAATAGTAAGGGAAGTAAAATAA